The following coding sequences are from one Paenibacillus sp. FSL R5-0912 window:
- a CDS encoding NAD(P)H-dependent oxidoreductase codes for MDHTVKETATTKQEILAAYAYRHATKVFDSSRKISEEDFGFILETGRLSPSSFGFEPWKFVIVQSMDIREKLLPYAWGAQKQLPTASHFMLILARLPRDMAAGSEYIQGIMQDVQSLPPEVAEGKRKVYDMFLKSDFGLEGNERAIFEWGARQTYLALGNMMTAAAQIGIDSCPIEGFDKAKIEQVLTEEGIMDPSHFGIACMAAFGYRVNEPRGKTRQTAGQVVQWV; via the coding sequence ATGGATCATACAGTAAAAGAAACCGCAACAACCAAGCAGGAAATTCTGGCCGCCTATGCATACAGACACGCTACCAAGGTATTTGACAGCAGCAGAAAGATCAGCGAAGAGGATTTCGGGTTCATCCTGGAAACAGGCCGCCTGTCACCGAGCTCCTTCGGCTTCGAGCCCTGGAAATTCGTTATTGTTCAGAGTATGGACATCCGTGAGAAGCTGCTTCCTTATGCCTGGGGGGCACAGAAGCAGCTGCCGACAGCAAGCCATTTCATGCTGATTCTCGCAAGACTGCCGCGTGATATGGCTGCGGGCTCGGAGTATATTCAGGGTATAATGCAGGATGTGCAGAGCCTGCCGCCGGAGGTTGCCGAGGGTAAGCGGAAGGTCTATGATATGTTCCTGAAATCCGATTTCGGACTGGAAGGGAATGAGCGGGCGATATTTGAATGGGGTGCACGGCAGACCTATCTGGCTCTGGGTAATATGATGACTGCTGCCGCGCAGATTGGCATCGACTCCTGTCCGATTGAAGGCTTCGACAAGGCTAAGATCGAGCAGGTGCTGACAGAGGAAGGGATAATGGACCCGTCACATTTCGGAATTGCCTGCATGGCGGCTTTTGGTTACCGGGTTAATGAGCCGCGCGGCAAAACCCGTCAAACGGCCGGGCAGGTGGTCCAGTGGGTCTAA
- a CDS encoding winged helix-turn-helix transcriptional regulator has product MRNRKGGFGACPDGQGAACPVEFTLDVIGGKWKGVLLYHLMDSTKRFNEFRRICPGITQRMLTLQLRELEEDGVVHREVYHQVPPKVEYSLTEFGRTLIPIIKLMRDWGTEYQAKQQSADRCPPGNGHLEEEA; this is encoded by the coding sequence ATGCGTAACCGTAAAGGCGGTTTCGGTGCTTGTCCGGACGGCCAGGGTGCAGCTTGTCCTGTTGAATTTACCCTCGATGTTATTGGCGGCAAGTGGAAGGGTGTGCTTTTATACCATTTGATGGATTCAACAAAACGCTTCAACGAGTTCCGCCGGATCTGTCCCGGCATCACCCAGCGTATGCTGACACTTCAGCTTCGTGAGCTGGAGGAGGATGGCGTGGTTCACCGCGAGGTGTATCATCAGGTGCCGCCGAAGGTTGAATACTCGCTGACCGAATTTGGCCGGACGCTGATTCCGATTATTAAACTGATGAGGGATTGGGGCACAGAATACCAGGCGAAGCAGCAATCCGCAGACCGCTGCCCTCCTGGAAATGGACATTTAGAGGAAGAAGCATAA
- a CDS encoding LrgB family protein, translating to MRILLAVGFVLMNVLIYLFMSMLYKRYRLPVLLPALTATFTVVVLLLGFHISYETYMIGGDWINRLLGPAVVSLAYPLYKQRHVLWKNLPAVLGGTVTGLLVGMFSGLLMAAGLGFSKLYVLSILPKSITTAVAIQISSNLGGDSSLTSVFVMIAGFTGAIGGPYIIKLFRIRGESGIGIGLGTASHALGTAKALEYGEQSVSMSSVAMTVCAIVGSIAGPFVAWIMYH from the coding sequence ATGAGAATTCTGCTGGCCGTTGGTTTTGTACTGATGAATGTTCTGATCTATCTCTTCATGTCCATGTTATACAAACGCTACCGTCTTCCTGTCCTGCTGCCGGCATTGACCGCAACGTTCACTGTAGTCGTGCTGCTCCTGGGCTTCCATATCTCTTATGAGACTTATATGATCGGCGGCGACTGGATTAACCGCCTGCTTGGACCGGCGGTTGTATCCCTGGCCTATCCGCTGTACAAACAGCGGCACGTGCTGTGGAAGAATCTCCCGGCCGTACTTGGCGGAACGGTGACCGGACTGCTCGTAGGAATGTTCAGCGGGCTGCTGATGGCAGCCGGACTCGGCTTCTCCAAGCTGTATGTCCTCTCCATCCTGCCCAAGTCGATTACAACTGCAGTAGCGATCCAGATCTCCAGCAATCTGGGCGGAGATTCCTCGCTTACCTCCGTATTCGTGATGATCGCCGGATTCACGGGGGCCATCGGCGGGCCGTATATCATTAAGCTGTTCAGAATCCGCGGCGAGTCCGGCATCGGCATCGGCTTGGGAACGGCGTCCCACGCCCTTGGCACAGCCAAAGCCCTGGAGTACGGTGAGCAGTCGGTGTCCATGAGCTCTGTGGCCATGACGGTATGCGCCATTGTCGGTTCCATTGCCGGACCGTTCGTAGCCTGGATCATGTATCATTAA
- a CDS encoding AraC family transcriptional regulator — MGTTGVDIHLSSFSRHIQPFWHLFREGLDTYIIRLQAEGECEALIDGVMVTVMPGDLLLFRPGELYDLRIGEKESPLGFSADYYVMCTGEWVDEWWNKQVRAKKSRIAEDSKLHSIWQQLILEKRRIDGGSPEILEALFKALCLLLDRAIAEAPASSSSSLLQGLKIKNYVEEHATSSIRLEDVARHAGISVTRAVHLFKEQFGYSVMQYAVQVRLAMALRLMDNSNYTLERIAEETGFGSYTYFHRVFRERYGVAPGVYRKRS; from the coding sequence ATGGGTACAACCGGGGTAGACATTCATCTCAGCTCATTTTCCCGGCATATCCAGCCGTTCTGGCATTTGTTCCGGGAAGGGCTGGATACCTATATCATCAGGCTCCAGGCAGAAGGGGAATGTGAAGCGCTGATTGACGGGGTGATGGTCACGGTGATGCCGGGTGATCTGCTGCTGTTCCGTCCCGGCGAGCTCTACGATCTGCGGATTGGCGAGAAAGAAAGTCCGCTGGGCTTCAGCGCAGACTATTATGTCATGTGTACAGGTGAATGGGTGGATGAGTGGTGGAACAAGCAGGTGAGGGCTAAGAAGTCCAGGATTGCCGAAGACAGCAAGCTGCATAGCATCTGGCAGCAATTAATTCTGGAAAAGCGGCGGATCGACGGAGGCAGCCCGGAAATTCTTGAGGCGCTGTTTAAGGCCCTGTGCCTGCTGCTGGACCGGGCTATCGCCGAAGCGCCGGCCTCATCCTCCTCTTCACTCCTGCAGGGACTGAAGATCAAGAATTATGTGGAAGAGCATGCGACATCCTCCATCCGGCTGGAGGATGTGGCCCGCCATGCGGGAATCAGCGTCACCCGGGCGGTTCATCTGTTCAAGGAACAATTCGGGTATTCGGTGATGCAATATGCGGTGCAGGTCCGTCTGGCGATGGCGCTGCGGCTGATGGACAACAGCAACTATACACTGGAGCGTATTGCTGAGGAGACCGGCTTCGGCAGCTATACCTACTTCCACCGGGTATTCCGGGAGCGGTACGGCGTTGCACCGGGAGTGTACCGGAAGCGTTCATAG
- a CDS encoding glycosyltransferase family 4 protein, which yields MRFTFPILTLCHGGAQRMLVELTDGLTARGHQVVILMPLGGDVSYEVHSTLLITDYTLLRESDFPASDIIVSNFYTTVSVSQAASQNGKGIHIRLSLCYEPLFLPRNEVSFPSYHTTDKLIVLSQWQQELIELGHGISGSIVPVGISSTFSNMHIRHSLQEPLNITAILRKVENGFSWHREQDFLVKQLDIVKHNVPEVNINFISPPDEFYSSDSLQKMKASGKYRFFTPLNDDELCYHYNGADIFVSSSIFDTGSLPGLEAMRCGAALVSVYSGGNLEYARHEENCLLSYRYENRIAEDVVRLIQDPALRVRLASKGEADSRAWTWENSVRIMEQTTLGFLTGNSVNTPPRSALLQRLGGFRMRRN from the coding sequence ATGAGATTCACTTTCCCCATTCTTACCTTATGCCATGGCGGGGCACAACGCATGCTCGTGGAGCTCACGGATGGTCTTACTGCCAGAGGGCATCAGGTGGTGATCCTCATGCCGCTTGGAGGCGATGTTTCTTATGAGGTCCATTCCACTCTGCTGATTACCGATTATACGCTGCTCCGTGAATCCGATTTCCCGGCCAGCGATATCATCGTTTCGAATTTTTATACAACGGTTTCGGTATCACAGGCTGCAAGCCAGAATGGCAAGGGCATCCATATCCGCCTCTCTCTGTGTTACGAACCGCTGTTTCTGCCGCGGAATGAGGTATCCTTTCCTTCCTATCATACCACCGATAAGCTGATTGTTCTGTCCCAGTGGCAGCAGGAATTAATTGAGCTTGGTCACGGAATTAGCGGAAGCATTGTGCCTGTAGGAATCAGTTCCACTTTTAGCAATATGCATATCCGCCACAGCCTTCAGGAGCCGCTGAACATTACCGCTATCCTGCGCAAAGTGGAGAACGGCTTCTCCTGGCACCGTGAACAGGATTTTCTGGTGAAGCAGCTAGATATCGTGAAGCATAATGTCCCGGAGGTAAATATCAATTTCATCAGTCCTCCGGATGAGTTCTACAGTTCGGATTCGCTGCAAAAAATGAAGGCCAGCGGCAAATACCGCTTTTTCACTCCCCTGAATGACGACGAACTCTGCTATCACTATAACGGGGCTGATATTTTTGTCAGCTCCAGTATATTCGACACCGGATCTTTGCCGGGACTGGAGGCCATGCGCTGTGGTGCTGCGCTTGTGTCCGTATACTCGGGAGGGAATCTGGAATATGCCCGCCACGAAGAGAACTGCCTGCTGTCCTACCGGTACGAGAACCGGATTGCCGAGGATGTCGTCCGGCTGATTCAGGACCCGGCTCTCCGCGTCCGCCTTGCCTCCAAGGGGGAAGCCGATTCCCGGGCCTGGACCTGGGAGAACAGTGTCAGGATCATGGAGCAGACCACGCTTGGCTTCCTGACTGGAAATTCAGTAAACACTCCGCCCAGATCAGCTCTCCTGCAAAGACTCGGCGGCTTCAGAATGCGCAGGAATTAA
- the arfA gene encoding arabinosylfuranosidase ArfA — MSIQSKMIVDKDFKLAEVDPRLYGSFIEHLGRAVYGGIYEPGHPTADANGFRGDALQAIRALRVPIIRYPGGNFVSGYNWEDGVGPKESRKRSLELAWWTTETNQMGTNEFADWAKQAGSEVMMAVNLGTRGIDAARNLVEYCNHPSGSYWSDLRISHGYQAPHNFRTWCLGNEMDGPWQIGAKTAVEYGRLANETAKAMRWVDPSLELVACGSSGSSMNTFAEWEATVLDLTYDNVDFLSLHTYYNNNNGDTANFLASSLDMDQFIDSVAAVCDYIKAKKKSKKKIYLSLDEWNVWKTQGTSRAQQHWEIAPPEFEDVYNLEDALVVGCCLISLLKHADRVKMACIAQLINVIAPIMTENGGPLWLQTTYYPYMHASIYGRGTVLHPLITSPKYDSQDFTDVPYLEAVSVYNEEMNEVTVFAVNRHLGEGMELTVDLRSFGAVEVIQHTILEHEDLQAANTRSNPANVLPHNRGTAAADGGCISAMLPAASWNVIRLRVNG, encoded by the coding sequence ATGAGCATTCAATCCAAGATGATTGTCGACAAGGACTTCAAGCTGGCCGAAGTAGACCCGAGGCTGTACGGATCGTTCATCGAGCATCTGGGCCGGGCCGTTTATGGCGGAATTTATGAGCCGGGACACCCTACCGCAGACGCTAACGGTTTTCGGGGTGATGCCTTGCAGGCCATCCGGGCTCTCCGCGTGCCGATCATCCGCTATCCCGGAGGTAACTTTGTCTCCGGCTATAACTGGGAAGACGGCGTAGGACCCAAGGAGAGCCGTAAGCGCTCTCTTGAATTAGCCTGGTGGACTACAGAGACGAATCAGATGGGTACCAATGAATTTGCGGATTGGGCCAAGCAGGCCGGTTCTGAGGTCATGATGGCGGTCAATCTGGGTACCCGCGGAATTGACGCCGCCAGGAATCTCGTGGAATATTGCAACCACCCTTCCGGTTCCTACTGGAGCGATCTGCGCATCTCCCACGGGTATCAGGCTCCCCACAATTTCCGCACCTGGTGCCTGGGCAATGAGATGGACGGCCCGTGGCAGATTGGAGCAAAAACGGCCGTCGAATACGGCAGGCTCGCGAATGAAACCGCCAAAGCCATGCGCTGGGTAGACCCTTCCCTTGAGCTTGTGGCCTGCGGCAGCTCGGGCAGCTCCATGAATACTTTTGCCGAATGGGAAGCAACCGTGCTGGATCTCACTTACGATAACGTAGATTTCCTCTCCCTGCATACCTACTACAATAATAATAATGGCGATACAGCGAATTTCCTGGCCAGCTCACTCGATATGGACCAGTTCATCGACAGCGTAGCAGCAGTATGTGATTATATCAAGGCTAAGAAGAAAAGCAAGAAAAAGATTTATCTGTCTCTGGACGAATGGAATGTGTGGAAGACTCAAGGAACCAGCCGCGCACAGCAGCATTGGGAGATTGCCCCGCCGGAGTTCGAGGATGTCTATAATCTGGAGGATGCACTTGTGGTCGGCTGCTGCCTGATCAGCCTGCTGAAGCATGCGGACCGGGTGAAGATGGCCTGCATTGCCCAGCTGATCAATGTCATTGCCCCTATTATGACTGAGAACGGGGGACCCCTTTGGCTGCAGACCACTTATTATCCTTACATGCATGCTTCAATCTATGGCCGGGGAACGGTGCTGCACCCGTTGATTACTAGTCCGAAATATGATTCACAGGATTTCACCGACGTTCCTTATCTGGAAGCGGTCAGTGTGTATAACGAAGAAATGAACGAGGTTACCGTATTTGCTGTCAACCGTCATCTGGGCGAAGGCATGGAGCTGACCGTCGATTTGCGCAGCTTCGGTGCAGTAGAGGTAATTCAGCATACCATCCTTGAGCATGAGGATCTCCAAGCGGCGAACACCCGCTCGAACCCGGCGAATGTGCTCCCGCATAACCGCGGAACGGCGGCGGCAGACGGCGGATGTATAAGCGCCATGCTTCCGGCAGCTTCGTGGAATGTCATCCGGTTGCGTGTTAACGGGTAA
- a CDS encoding CidA/LrgA family protein → MKIIRVIAEVCLLYVFFLAGDYLQKLLHLPVPGSIVGLLLLFVLLLLKIVPVKLIENGSSFILAYLPMFFIPATAGIMNHLDIFSGRGLLLIGVLVISSVLTMVVTAHSSQWIASRSAKRLTRRTYPARSLQGKGKEA, encoded by the coding sequence ATGAAAATCATCCGCGTTATCGCTGAAGTCTGCTTGCTGTATGTGTTCTTCCTGGCCGGAGATTACTTGCAAAAACTGCTGCATCTGCCGGTTCCGGGCAGTATCGTAGGGCTGTTGCTGCTATTCGTCCTGCTGCTGCTTAAGATTGTTCCGGTGAAGCTGATCGAGAACGGCTCATCCTTTATTCTGGCGTATCTTCCCATGTTCTTCATCCCGGCAACCGCTGGTATTATGAACCATCTGGATATCTTCAGCGGAAGAGGGCTTCTCCTGATTGGCGTTCTGGTGATTAGCAGTGTACTGACCATGGTCGTCACGGCACATTCCAGCCAGTGGATTGCCAGCCGCAGCGCCAAAAGGCTGACAAGACGGACGTATCCTGCGCGCAGCCTGCAAGGGAAGGGGAAGGAAGCATGA
- a CDS encoding acetylxylan esterase has translation MNAIEQRKQELENCRPEPTLDPETIDEFWNDLLAEDEEQPLDVTIIPEETPYPGMEVSKVSYTGYGETTIHAWYIRPAADTSVHRELPCIVTFPGYTGDRGYPERYAHFLMLGYAVLAVDVRGQLGETGNLLPQEEGIVRGWITQGLLEKERSYYVAVAIDTVRAIETAAQLPGVDPERIAITGGSQGGGISLLAGALSRRVAAVAADIPNLCRLDFGVLNSTSSLTEIADFLKRYPEHLERVLQNLAYFDIVNLAHRFTVPVLMSAGWKDTVCMPETIYAAYNRIQSPKQMMDYPFSGHEVSEYQRRQTALFFREYLG, from the coding sequence ATGAATGCTATTGAACAACGCAAACAGGAGCTTGAGAATTGCCGTCCAGAGCCTACGCTGGACCCGGAAACGATTGACGAATTCTGGAATGATCTGCTCGCCGAGGATGAGGAGCAGCCGCTGGATGTTACAATAATCCCTGAAGAAACTCCATATCCGGGCATGGAGGTGAGCAAAGTAAGCTATACAGGTTATGGGGAAACGACCATCCATGCCTGGTACATCCGGCCTGCTGCTGACACAAGTGTACATAGAGAGCTGCCGTGTATTGTAACGTTTCCCGGTTACACCGGCGACCGGGGGTATCCGGAACGGTATGCTCACTTTCTAATGCTTGGCTATGCAGTACTTGCCGTGGATGTGCGTGGACAACTGGGAGAGACCGGCAATCTGCTGCCGCAGGAAGAAGGTATAGTCAGAGGCTGGATCACCCAGGGGCTGCTGGAGAAGGAACGGTCCTATTATGTGGCTGTAGCGATAGATACGGTTCGTGCCATAGAGACTGCAGCGCAGCTGCCGGGTGTTGATCCCGAGCGTATTGCCATTACCGGGGGAAGCCAGGGAGGCGGAATATCGCTGTTGGCCGGGGCACTGAGCCGGCGGGTTGCTGCAGTGGCTGCAGACATACCGAATCTCTGCCGCCTCGACTTCGGGGTGCTGAATTCAACCAGCTCGCTCACAGAGATTGCCGATTTCCTGAAGCGCTATCCGGAGCATCTGGAGCGGGTGCTGCAGAATCTGGCATATTTCGACATTGTTAATCTGGCGCACCGGTTCACCGTACCTGTTCTGATGTCCGCAGGCTGGAAGGATACTGTTTGTATGCCGGAGACCATCTATGCGGCCTATAACCGTATCCAGTCACCGAAGCAGATGATGGATTATCCGTTCTCCGGGCATGAGGTCAGCGAATATCAGCGGAGGCAAACGGCTCTCTTTTTCCGGGAGTATCTGGGCTAA
- a CDS encoding SGNH/GDSL hydrolase family protein yields the protein MNSYEEQKEATGLEFKYMVSGDSISKGVVYDEARSKYVILEDNYVSLLQGKLKGAMRNTARFGNTLMKGFGNLKRDVLKDKPDVVLIEYGGNDCDYHWEEIASNPEAEHNPKTDFPAFERMLLDMIDYLKNQGITPILMSLPPLNADYYFKWVSGNNPDTELNILKFLGSVTKIYWWQERYNSAIIKVAESTKTKIIDVRGAFLQQPDYTKFICRDGIHPNREGHRIIYDKVMDFIRTSEPHLLLDNSALPGH from the coding sequence ATGAATTCGTACGAAGAGCAGAAGGAAGCCACGGGGCTTGAGTTTAAATACATGGTCAGCGGAGATTCGATCTCCAAGGGTGTTGTCTATGATGAAGCAAGAAGCAAGTATGTCATTCTGGAGGATAACTACGTGTCCCTGCTGCAGGGCAAGCTTAAGGGAGCTATGCGTAATACCGCCAGATTCGGCAATACGCTGATGAAGGGCTTCGGCAATCTGAAACGCGATGTGCTGAAAGACAAGCCGGATGTGGTACTGATTGAATACGGAGGCAATGACTGCGACTATCACTGGGAAGAAATTGCAAGCAATCCCGAAGCAGAGCATAATCCCAAAACTGATTTTCCGGCGTTCGAGCGGATGCTGCTGGATATGATTGATTACCTGAAGAATCAGGGGATTACGCCGATTCTGATGAGTCTGCCCCCGCTGAATGCGGACTACTATTTCAAATGGGTCAGCGGCAATAATCCGGACACCGAGCTGAACATTCTGAAATTCCTCGGCAGCGTCACCAAGATTTACTGGTGGCAGGAGCGGTACAACTCCGCAATTATCAAGGTCGCCGAGAGCACCAAGACCAAGATCATTGATGTCCGGGGCGCATTCCTGCAGCAACCGGATTACACCAAGTTTATCTGCCGGGACGGGATTCACCCTAACCGGGAGGGCCACCGGATTATCTATGACAAAGTCATGGATTTCATCCGTACAAGCGAACCCCATCTTCTGCTGGACAATTCGGCGTTACCGGGACACTGA
- a CDS encoding sugar phosphate isomerase/epimerase family protein: MLFIRYGTLAHTAGCLPLRELTATLQTYNIDFVQLALAKAIQDIDLSPGKLSPGLASYIGEQFDKAGIRIGVLGCYINPIHPDPAIRRAEIDRFKEHLRYARQFGAPMVATETGLLTTFQESDPYRYEEIGWDTLKATVEELAEEAEKWGVFLALEGVCTHTLSSPAKMRRILDEVPSSSIGVVLDPCNLIGEEVHLQDEIVDSAFSLFGDRIILAHLKDLYKDGTRIRHGASGQGLFHTTEFLNKLESHKPMIDVSLEEVTVMDIRDTVTLLRNRRL, translated from the coding sequence ATGTTATTTATTCGTTACGGAACCTTGGCACATACAGCGGGCTGCCTGCCGCTTAGAGAATTGACCGCTACGCTGCAGACTTACAATATTGACTTCGTACAGCTCGCCCTGGCCAAAGCCATTCAGGATATCGATCTGTCTCCCGGCAAGCTCAGCCCCGGCCTGGCCTCCTATATCGGTGAGCAGTTCGACAAAGCCGGCATCCGCATTGGCGTACTTGGCTGCTATATCAACCCCATTCATCCCGATCCTGCCATCCGGCGGGCAGAAATTGACCGTTTCAAGGAACATTTGCGCTATGCCCGCCAGTTCGGTGCACCTATGGTCGCTACCGAGACCGGCTTATTGACGACCTTTCAGGAATCCGATCCTTACCGGTATGAAGAAATCGGCTGGGATACCCTCAAGGCAACGGTCGAGGAGCTTGCTGAGGAAGCGGAGAAATGGGGGGTGTTCCTGGCACTTGAAGGAGTCTGCACCCATACGCTGTCCTCTCCGGCCAAAATGCGCCGTATCCTCGACGAGGTTCCTTCCAGCTCCATCGGTGTGGTACTGGACCCTTGCAACCTGATTGGCGAAGAGGTTCATCTGCAGGATGAGATCGTAGACAGTGCATTCAGCCTGTTCGGCGACCGGATCATTCTGGCCCATCTCAAGGATCTCTATAAGGACGGAACCCGGATACGCCATGGCGCTTCAGGGCAAGGGCTGTTCCACACCACAGAGTTCCTGAACAAGCTGGAGTCACACAAACCGATGATCGACGTTTCGCTGGAAGAAGTAACAGTCATGGATATCAGGGACACTGTTACCCTGCTGCGCAATCGGCGCCTCTAA
- a CDS encoding YkvA family protein, whose protein sequence is MNKDGDKLPAELVVENFEYSQMNEQLVKKSFWSKTRKAAGKIPFTKDAVAMYYCAIDAKTPLWAKGIAFGALAYFISPIDAIPDGLIGLGFTDDAAVIAAGIRAIAGQVKEEHKQKAENFFEQS, encoded by the coding sequence ATGAATAAGGATGGAGACAAGCTTCCCGCGGAACTGGTCGTGGAGAATTTCGAATACAGCCAAATGAATGAGCAGCTGGTGAAGAAGAGCTTCTGGAGCAAAACGAGGAAAGCGGCAGGCAAAATCCCGTTCACCAAAGATGCGGTTGCCATGTATTACTGCGCCATTGATGCCAAAACCCCGTTATGGGCCAAAGGCATAGCCTTCGGCGCGCTGGCTTATTTCATTTCACCCATTGACGCGATTCCTGATGGCCTGATCGGACTCGGTTTCACGGATGATGCAGCGGTCATTGCCGCAGGCATCCGGGCGATTGCCGGTCAGGTGAAGGAGGAGCATAAGCAGAAGGCCGAGAATTTTTTTGAACAATCGTGA
- a CDS encoding glycoside hydrolase family 30 protein — MSSPTVRVIQTAKETGDRLTELQPLSFRPDSEEKEMELINIYEDLEYQEIEGFGGALTEASAVTLAKLSPEKQQEIIDAYFHPEHGIGYTLCRSHIQSCDFSTGNYAYVDGVDPELATFNISRDQESILPLIKRAADAVGGSFRLFSSPWSPPAFMKTNGEMNNGGKLKPEYREAWANLFVKYIQAYAEAGIDIWAVSVQNEAKAKQIWDSCIYTAEEEKDFVRDYLGPALEAAGLGHVKIMIWDHNKERVYDRAKTAFTDQEAAKYIWGICFHWYSGDHFEALSAVHERFPDKKLFFSEGCQEGGVHLGSWNTGERYGHDIIGNLNNWMSTWTDWNIVLDEQGGPNHVGNFCDAPIIGDTLKDEVIYESSFYYIGHFSKYIRPGAVRVGSSRYTDKFETTAFRNTDGTYAVVVLNRTDSRLPYTLHFRDQLAEGSIPAHAIQTLLFQ, encoded by the coding sequence ATGAGCAGCCCTACAGTCCGCGTAATCCAGACAGCCAAAGAAACCGGTGACCGGTTAACAGAATTACAGCCTCTGTCCTTCCGGCCCGATTCCGAAGAGAAGGAAATGGAATTGATTAACATTTATGAGGATTTGGAATATCAGGAAATTGAAGGCTTCGGCGGTGCGCTGACGGAAGCCTCTGCAGTCACGCTGGCCAAGCTTAGTCCGGAGAAGCAGCAGGAAATAATCGATGCCTACTTCCATCCGGAGCACGGAATCGGCTACACCCTGTGCAGATCACATATCCAGAGCTGTGACTTCTCAACAGGCAACTATGCTTATGTAGATGGCGTTGACCCGGAGCTGGCTACTTTCAATATCTCCAGAGATCAGGAGTCGATACTTCCGTTAATCAAACGCGCGGCTGACGCTGTGGGCGGGAGCTTCCGGCTGTTCTCCTCCCCATGGAGCCCTCCTGCCTTCATGAAGACGAACGGCGAGATGAATAACGGCGGCAAGCTGAAGCCGGAATACCGGGAAGCCTGGGCTAATCTGTTCGTGAAATACATTCAGGCTTACGCTGAAGCCGGCATCGATATCTGGGCGGTCAGTGTGCAGAATGAAGCCAAAGCCAAGCAGATCTGGGATTCCTGCATTTATACTGCTGAAGAAGAGAAGGACTTCGTACGCGATTATCTCGGTCCTGCCCTGGAAGCAGCCGGCTTAGGCCATGTCAAAATCATGATCTGGGATCATAATAAAGAACGGGTCTATGACCGGGCGAAGACCGCTTTTACAGATCAGGAAGCAGCAAAGTATATCTGGGGCATCTGCTTCCACTGGTATTCCGGTGATCATTTCGAAGCCTTGAGCGCTGTACATGAGCGTTTTCCTGACAAAAAGCTGTTCTTCAGCGAAGGCTGCCAGGAGGGCGGCGTACACCTCGGTTCCTGGAACACCGGCGAACGTTACGGCCATGATATTATCGGCAACCTGAACAACTGGATGTCCACCTGGACGGACTGGAATATCGTCCTTGATGAGCAGGGCGGCCCGAACCATGTGGGTAACTTCTGCGATGCGCCGATTATCGGTGACACCCTGAAGGATGAAGTAATCTATGAGAGCTCGTTCTATTACATCGGGCATTTCAGCAAGTATATCCGTCCAGGCGCCGTCCGTGTGGGCAGCTCCAGATATACTGACAAATTCGAAACTACGGCGTTCCGTAATACAGACGGCACCTATGCCGTGGTCGTGCTCAACCGCACGGACAGCAGGCTTCCATACACCCTGCACTTCCGGGATCAGCTGGCGGAGGGTTCAATTCCGGCCCATGCGATTCAAACCCTGCTGTTCCAATAA